The Anabrus simplex isolate iqAnaSimp1 chromosome 6, ASM4041472v1, whole genome shotgun sequence genome includes the window ctttctcccaagtcttcccggcccaaactttgcaatatttttgtaatgctattttgtcataaatcacccagaacaaaaagggctgcttttctttgaacttttttccagttctcgaatcaagtaatcgtggtgagggtcccatacactgaaactatactttagttggaatcttaccagagacttataaaccctctcctttacatccttactacaacccctaaataccttcataatagtctgcagaaatctgtaccctttatttacaataccattcatgtgattaccccaatgaagatctttccatatattaacacctaggtacttacagtgatccccataagaaacatTCACCCCCAATCAACACAACAATTAAaaatgaaaggacttttcctattagtgaaattcacaacatgacttttaaccccatttatctcacaacattgtagaggtctttttgcagttgctcactatcttttaacttatttattactctatacagtataatatcatctgcaaaaattgTTACCTCcgattccagttatttactcatatcacttatacatatatataaaaaacataaagatccaataataatgccttgaggaattcacctcttaatggTTAAAGGATCAGGTAATGCTccacctactctatttctctgaattctattttctagaaatatagccacccattcaaccactcttttctctagtccaattgcactcatttttgccagtagtctcccatgatctactctgtcaaatgccttagatagataaATCGTAACACAGTCCATTAGACCTCCACATCtaggatatcttgctggaatcctacaagctgagcttcactggaataacaaGAATGGAACAgtgtagctccgactcaatggcgggcattgttcaattataagaatcttccagctggctttgatttaccccgcaagacatgggtagccctcaacagagtccgtactaaccatgggagatgtggttcaatgatgtttaaatggggtatgagatcttccccagcctgtgactgtggtgcagttaaacagactatcgaccatatcatcaccgaatgcattggaagggcattcactggatctagccaggactttgtggtggcttctgccgaggccatacaatggctagagaatttggatctaaatctttgaacccttttgcttgcatgattgttttcaatgttatgtgtatatcttataattatgtatataatggtttgtgcttactgttcatttatatttaatctttgtattgttttgtgtacattaccatacgctaataataataataataataataacacaaactgccttctatcaaaccaattataaattttgcaaacatgtctaatataattagaaataatgctttcccaactCTTACATGtaaacacatgtcaaactgactggcctgtcatttccggctttatgtttattaccctttcctttatacacaggagctactatagaaactctccattcatttggtatagttctttCATGCAGACAGTAAACAaatagtacttcagatatggtacaatatacCAACCCATTAACTTtggtatatcaccagaaatcttatcaaattcagttgcttttctagttttcaacttttgtacattattgtaaatatctttgttatcataggtaaattagtattagtcatctcttcAATCTGGGCATTATCTTagtaaccaacgatctttacatactgctgactgaatacttctgtcttctgtaactcctcgcatacacactcaccttgtttaTTGTTGTTCCCATTGTTAGGAACACAAAACTGGAatgggtagatcatttcaagtatttaggatgtgtactcTTCCAGAATAGTAGTAAAgaaagtgagactgaatcaaggcacagcaaagctaatgcagtgagctcatacttgcgatcaacagcattctgtaagaaagaagtcagctcctagGCAAAACTGTTTTtaccggtctgtttccagaccaatttATCTGTATGGGAGTAacaggtgggtggactcaggatgtctaaTTCATAAATTATAagttttttaaaactatttttacgttggactgacacagatatgtcttataggaatgatgggataggaaaagcgtaggagtgggaaggaagaggccatggtcttaattaaggtacagccccagcatttgcctagtgtaaaaatggaaaaccacggaaaccatcttcagggctgccgacagtgtggttcaaacccactatctcccggatgcaagctcacagctgcatgcccctaaccgcacagccaacttgcccagtttattagaagaaacagacatgaaagtagcgagagtgatcactggtacaaacatgTGAGAACAATGGCAAGAGGATACTCGGAATAAGgtgataaaggttaagttaggaatgaactcgatggatgaagccgtatgcataaaccagctttggtgttGGGGttgtgtgaggcaaatggaggatagtttacctaggggaataatggactctgtcatggatgataagagaagtagaggaagatcaaGACAATAATGGTTAGGTtatgtttctaatgatttaacggTAAGAGATATGGAAttagaggccacagagctagttacaaatataggTTTGTAGGCGtttatagtaaattcacagaggcttgcagtctgaatgctgaaaggcagtCTGTAtttaagatgtatgtatgaaataataacaaatattttagttttataatattttaattcatcATGTTATCCTGTGTCTTTGCATAACTTGTATAAAAACAAAATAGCTtcattatgtaaataaataatttcctacTGGTACCTTTAAAAATAATGATCATGTTTTCATCAAAACAAAAAAATTCAACCGATGGGTGTTGTACATATTCTTGTTGCAAAGAATATATAAATTACAGATTAAATGGGCTGGACAATATTATATATAATGACAAAGAATATGAATAAATAACACAGGAAATATTTACTAGGCTGGAAGTATTTTTATGAATGCAAAGGCATCATAGAATTTACAGTCACAAAGTTAATTTGTCGTGAAAGTTTTTTCTACTACAATGCCATGTGATATAAAATATTTTCATGATTAGAAACATTTGCAATTATACAATGTGTGAAGTTAATTTAATCTACACATAACTGTCCTCAGTATTAAAAAGAAAAAGAGGGTTGATTAGGGGGGTTGAAGGAGGGGGCAGCAGTTGCCCTCCCAACCCCtgactttgtggagaaaaatttgaatttttatttcattttttccacCCAAAACTAGTAATTATTAAAAAGAATTTATCACCTAATTATTTCctctaatttctttaaatattaaaaaaaattacataGCAGATATACGCACAAGTCATTCGAAGCTGCTAACCTATTTGTACagtaccacagcaagtagtggagactcatgCAGCAACATGTAGAAGCACAATTACTAGCTAATGGCACAAAACCTTAATTTAGCACTAAATGAGTTTTGTATGCAGGCGAGTCCATGTGTTGCAGAGTGAGTGAGAGGAGAGGAACGTTCACTTTGAAATGTTCACATCAGCTCCTGGTGACTAAGTTAGGATGACAAGGCTTCGTTTTGCTCCAAATAGCTCACCAGTACTTTCCCCTCCACCACCTTGCTTCCCTTACTGTCCCCACCAAGCTCGGGGGTTCGTGAAGGTTTGTGCCATTAGATAGTAATCACACTtctagcatgtgctgtgagaaagggaaGCAGGGGTACATTTTTGGCAAAGTCATGGACAATGAGGTATAATTCACATACTTACTGCCTGCATTCATTAGTCTAGTAatctcactcagtcaatgtgtaGTTCTATTTAGTGTGtttctttgttagtgtgtagtAAAATTAATGAGCAGTAGTATTGGTATCTAGCACAAGCAGGGCCAAATTTAACTACTTCAATGCCTCTGGGCCCAAATAATTTTTCACCCACCACCCCCTtccttaacacgttcagtacctgcttctgagcgggacatttgaatgcctggaccagccattttcatgcccggccctcttgacgtgcatcacttaataaaatatacaattactcctaaactataaatgttagaaaaatgatactttgtgcttacctctagtaaatattcaGGGTGTGATacctggtgtcacaggtttcaaaatacgtctaattttatacagcctatcggTATTTTCGGCATAAtaattactgtcaccgaagtgaagaaatgaaagaatatgaatgaagcatattcggaacattgttttagaaaatatcgagtatgaaaaacagggtcttcggtccagtacatttttatatcaggattttggactaattggtttccacgattgcatgatcgaattctgtgtgaaaggccggggcgccatacttatcacttgactcgcatatagattggtctgctcacacacatactgataaaattcgtcattcatgaaaatactcacgtaactcaaaatatcctgcttattttctatttgaacgtttatacctgaattctctgtaaatcgtggaacaggtggataataactaggatgatatgtatcaggcacttcaccttcctctataggcctatcggattcgggaatcggaatttcctcgtcactctcactttcactatctgagtctatttcaggaataagtacATCACCAGAATAATTATTGTGAACAATacctaataattaatcttccgtaagaaactttgttttataagccattatactacactcggtacgaacgacacgcactgcattggaatctcaagtaccgtcttgacgtgCAAGGAAGAGCTGAGATATTCCCACttaaacagctaagataaacatgagcacaCTCAatgcgagggttatctcaaaaaggtcaaccaacttcctgctacaaccagtaacgatGACTAAGGTGTAAGACTGCATAGATGATGAATATAAAAAGCATTGCTTTGCATGGAACATTAAACATCTTatgccgtccacggtccgcagcaTAAAAGCAAGCTTAAATGTCTTACGCcatccacggtccgcaatgagttcaACTTGATAAGACGAAATTGCaattactatttttttatataatgaataaagTAATGCAATAGAACACTTTCAAGGAAAAAATATCAAGCATaataccatttaataataataatgatgatgatgatgatgatgataataataataataattctaactgAGAGAGCAGATGACTGTCAAGTCTGCACAATTCACTACCCTGGCTTTTAAACATTACCACGTAATCACCATGAGagtgtctgcctccgtagcataatggttagtgttattagctgccatcctcgggagcccgggtttgattcctggtactgcctggaatttaagaatggcaggagggctggtatgtggttaaaatggtacatggcagctcacctccattgggggtgtgcctgaaaagagctgcaccacctcgggatgaggacacgagtttactttaccatgAGAGTGGAAATTCTCACGTTCCATTAACCGCTGATTTTCATGCTTCCAATCATTGAAGCAAGTTGTTGCAAATTGGGATGTCCCTCCAAAACGTTTACAAGGAGCACAAGAATAGATCATTGGCTGCAGGTATAAACCAGTTATTCACATTTCATAATGTCTCCATTTAATAGCTTTCTTTCAAAGAGCACTTTTATCAGAAATCACTAATTGTCTGGATACATCGACACAGAATTACAGAAAATGTCCTGATTCTGCTTCACTCCACTTTTAGCATAGTAGTTTCTAGTGACATTATTCATAAGCCAAAAATAAGGGTAATCGTTTGGTTTAAAATTATCTTCTCTTGGTACTAGATCATCTTCCCAATATTCACTTACAGTTGCAACAACAGACCAATGAAAACGCAACTAAAAATGAGTGTACACTCATCAAAGTTTTCTGTGCCATTACCATAATTTTTACTTTCACCGTTGCATGAGAAGTTGTTTGAGTTATAGTTTGGATCCTTTGGAAAACAAATCTAATTTTGGTGTTTAAGAGAACAATTCACTTTGCTTCCTCTTATTTTCTTCTGCTAATCTGCTATATTTGCACCACTTACCGTAATTGTTTTCGACCATCCATGTTGTGTACATAACACAAAAAATGCTCAATAAAACTCTCAAAAAATGAATACAAATGGTTTTCACAGACTTCTCTGGAGCTCTTGGAATTATGGGTTGTCTCTAGGTGGTGTTGATTCACCGCCTGCTTGACTAAGTTTCAACCCAAAGTCATCTTGATACCCATACACAGAACCAAGGGGGCTGCGTTTCAACATTgtggtggtatttataatattattaccgacAGTTTTCACATAGGCGGAATGAAAATTCTGTTATTCATACCAGGAGCTTTCGCTTTTAATTACTACTAAAGTGTGCACATTCTAAAACTTGTTTTCAAACTATTAGATGTTTTCATTTTTGCCGCCCTGGTCCCTGGCCCATAAAGCCCATACCGGAATATGACTGAGCTCAGGGGTGTATTTAGGCCTAGGCAGACTAGGTAGCTTCGTACGGCAGTGTTTTTTAAGGGGTGGTTTTTAagctattattgtttattttttattttaacaattttatttataactCTTGAAAGGAAAACTTGAACTTAAAATCATAATGATATGGATATGAATAACACTAGCAACAATCAGCTCAAATTGAACGAACAGTCTGGCAAGAGAAAGAGGACAAGTTTCATTTTAGTAATAACTTCACATTGTCACAATGCGATCAATTGCACTTTTTTCTCACAAAGTCATGCCTTCTCAAGTAATAACCTTAAAGAATTAATTAAAATGTGCCATAAAACTGGAAGAGCATTACTAAGACATCTTGGAAGAACTTTTGAATAATGAGGTGGTTCATTTTAAAGCAtatttgcttgaaaagcatttttaAGAACTGTTTTATAATTTAGAATTTAAATTATGAATATTTTTGTTAACAACTGCAACCAATTGTTTGTCAGAACACTTTCTCACTCCTCAAAAGACTCAAGAATTACCGGGGCCAAttaccaagatgttaggccccttcaaacaataatcatcatcatcaagaattaTTTACGATCATCCATATCGCAAGATTTAGTCAACAGTCTTGCTATTCTCTTCATGAATTCTGGCATAACACAACAATTAGACTACAGTATGAAGATGTGATCGATGAGTTTTCAACAAAGATAGCATGGCGTAAACCACTCGTCGCTTGACTTGAGtttatttaaagatatgaacttcattaatgtttccgtattgaactgagatcaacgataagatatctattaggtccaaccttttcaatactaattaggtacgtgtttatgttacaaataatttttattcaacttggggaccggttttgacatatatattgttaacatcagccataaaatgaatcacaaatacagattatgtctttgcttatatatctgtgattcattttatggctaatgatgacattatatatgtcaaaactggtccccaagttgaataaaaggtatttgtaacataaacatgtACCTAATTAGAATTGAAAAGGTTGAAGCTAATAGATATCTTATCAATGACTTGAGTTTAGTGAGTTCAATATGCATGTATTATTGTTATATTCAGCTATGTAGAGCTGTAAGTTACTTGGTGGTACATTCATGTCAAAATAAGGGGCAGAAACATTTTCCTATTTATCTCTGCCTAGGGGCTCCAAGTAGCTAAATTCACCCCTGATCTAGCAACATACAACTCCATCTAAACATACTAATGGTGTGCATAGTTTGTTCCCAACTTTTAATGTCCTGTCAAAGCATACTAAGATCTATGCTCCACTTAGAGAGCAGAATGTGTTAACTGTGTGTATTTACTTATACAGAGTATATGAAACATACCATCCAATAACTCACGGGATCAGAACAATTAAATTTAGGATATGAACCAATCCTTTAAATTGCATTTTGTACCTAAAATTAACTGAGGTAAAGAACATAATATAATTATCAGGTGTGAGTCTCCATGTTTGTTCTCCTTGGTCTCAGTCAATTTTTTTGCTTTTGGTCAATGGTGCAAGTGAAATGAGTATTGTATTTGGAAAATTTTATATGTGGAGTTCACTTCACCAGTCTGAATTCACAGAAAGACTCTTTTTGCTTACTCCTGTCTGCTGTGATGAAATCATACATTAGTCTTCCTCACACTCTTTCACTGAAAATCGCAGTGAAGGGTGATAGCCGATCTGCCGGCCAGATGTGGTCACATTTCTAGGAGCTTGTTGGCCCCACTCATTAAAGTGAATGTTCATCCTTCAGATGGAGTTATAACTGTTCTTCTGACGCAGTGGTTTTCGATATGTCTCTTAAGACTCGACTTAAATGTAAATCTTGCATCACACATCGAACAACAAAACTTCATTGGTCTAGTGTGTACAGCAATATGCAAatttaatttatcaacttcagaaAACCCTTTCAGACATTTAGGACAGCGGAACTTTTGTCCACATTTAGCACTGAGGTGAGCCTTCAGGTGTGACAGACGACAGAACTGACGTCTACATACATCACAAGTGTATTTCTTTTCTTTAGTGTGAACTACCTGGTGGCTCAATAAATTATTTCTTAACGCAAATCGACGTGGGCAACTAGGACATGAAAATTTACGCTCACCAGTGTGAGTAACTAAATGTTCATTTAAATTTGAACGCCTCGCAAATTTCCTGTTACAGAGCATACATTCAAATGATCTATCTCCAGTATGTATTAACATATGTACCTTCAAGTTACTACGTTGAGCAAATTTCTTAGAACatacttcacaagaaaatttcttttcaGAATGAATAAGGAAATGCCTCTTGAGATCACTGAAGTGTCTAAATTCCCTAAAACAGACAGAGCACTTCATCTGTTTCCTTGGAATGTGTTTCACTCGCATTGATCCTTTGTATTGCAGAGTAATATCATTAATTTGTTGCTCATTCAGACCCTCTGGCTTTTCTTGTACATTGTGTTCCTGGTAAACTGGCTTTGATTTCTGAAGACCTTTTTGAGCTCTTACACTGAAAAGAAAAATGATTAGTTACTTTCCGTTCCAGAAAATAGAAACAATATCATCAAAGCCATGATCACATTGGCCATGTAagcaataattttcattttttgccCATACTAATGGAATTAATTCACTTTTAACAATTTTAGTTTGTAACTTAATGTTTTACTCCACGTAATCAACACATTCATTTTATATGAATAGGTCTGTTTTTTACTGTATGATATggtcatcttcagctattcatTTAAACTAAAATAAGGACACAGTCATTAAATAAAATGGGGGTTTTTGTAAACGTTGAGCTAAAAGTATAAATACATTGCAAAACACTTTAGTCCACAATAAAATCTTAAATTTTCAACTTGATACTAGTCTTCTGAAATAATGAGAATAGACTAATTTAAAAACTTGATAGAAATGTTTCAATTGTGTACAGGTTGAATCATACaaatttaaaatgttttcaaaTAATCAAAAGATTATGCACAAATTACAGGCAAAACAACCTGATAATGATTGTTAAGATGTTCAAAACCAATACTGTAGTTTAAATTGGGCCATGAAGAAATTATTTCATCTGGAACACACTGAGTCCTATGAGAGTAAAATGTATATCACTGTCCTGATGATCCATATTATGAATCTGATGCATGTAGTTCATAAAAGAACAAAGTGGCCAAAATGATCGATCATAAAAGTGGAATATTTGGAGGATATCTCGATGTTCTTCAGGCAATGTATcaatgaaatttggtgaaaattacTAAAAAATTCCACTTTTTATCCTGTTCCACTGGGTGCATCGATAAACAGTAATTTGCCTTCATTATTTTCAATGCTATTCACTAGGGTGTCATAGGTGAATCGCTGATCAGGTACTAAATTTGGAACATGATTACAAACGTACTCATACAGTAGGTTGCAATCATATATCAATGTTGTCCTTACAGAATCGATTTCATTGATTCTCTGCAGTAACGGCAGACCAATGTCTCCTAATGACTTTTCACTTAATACATGAATTTTGTCTATATTTGAATTAGACATTGATTTATGATATCATTTGATAATCGCATACTGTCATAGTTATTATGCTGACGTGCTCTGCGCAATATGTTTACTCAAAGATCTTTTTAAAATGTTTGCCATAATCCAATGGGATCTGAAGGTTGACAAAATAACAAAATTGTCACAAACAATTCTCTCAGTTTAGGAGCTGAATCCAAAAGTACAGCATCAGCTATGGTATGCTTTCAATGTTCGTTGTCCTCAATAAGGCCAAGATCTTTACAGGCCATTTGATAGGTAGTCATAACCTGTCCATTAACTGTCAAAAGAATTTGGAAACATGTTGTAAAAGAATCCGTAAATGAAAGCATTCAGATTGCATAGGATTAATACTGTGGAATGGAGTCTTTCTGAATCCCGAGATGCTCTTGTACTCATTTTCTTTGTGGAAACTTATTATTTGCCCATGTGTAGTACTGGGGAGCTTCATGGTATAATAAAGTATTTGTGGAGTCGCGTGTGCTACATAAATCAAAGAAAGTTGTAAATGTTGTTGCGGGAGGACTTCAATTCTTTGTTGGAGATTGTTTTCTGTGAAATACACTCTTTGGCTGTTCTCTAGATGCTGTATGTCTCTCATGAATGTGAAACTGGAGAATTCTCCAAACATCTTCCGATGTGCTAATATAACAGCCATTTAAATATGTTTCGATCTCATTTTGTTTGTTTTCAACAGAGACAATGACCTGGCCGGAACCTTTCTTAATATATTTGCATGTACACTGAATGGCTTTAACTGATTAGCAATACTCAACATTGATGTGTGCATTAAAGCTTCTGCATAATACAGGCGAATATGGAACTATCCATTTATTATTAACAGTGACTTCCTCTCCTCTAACTGTCAATGTCACAGTATTGCCGTAATCTTTAGGGCTTCTTCGATGATAAACTGGATAGCCATCCACCCCTATTTCCGTCTCAGCTATAAGTTTTTGTGGGTATTTCTTACCGCAAATTCCATTGCCCATGCAGGGAGAATTCATGTTGTGTTCCCCACATGGGCCATGTATCATGTTTTTACCCACAATATCAAATAATAAGGGATCCTGTTGGTGATCTGGTAGCTCGGCTGATGATATGTTATCAACCTCGTCAGGTTTTATTTTGGTTTCAAGCCATAACAGAATATGCACGTGAGGTAATCCCTTCTTCCGCCATTGAATGCAAAATATGTAAGCTTTTGTGATACCAAAAGTGGCATTTTTCGTTAAAAGCTTCATCATTTTTTTACCTTTAAATGAAACACACATGCCACAACATCATGCCTGTCATAGGATCTTTGCCCGGGGAATAATTCCCTTTTAACTTCAGGCCATTTGGGATTACCTATGAACGTTAAAAACAAATCACGTCTAACAAAGTTTCAGATGTATATCATTGCATCTTGCATCTTTTCGTGCATGTATCTGGGAGAACCTGCGAATGTTGAGGGTAATATTATTGTATGTGTTGACCAATATTTTGCATATTGACATTCTGATCTTGATTTACAGCATCTCTTAGATGGATGTAGTTTTTAGCCCTAAGTTTAGTTTGATTTCTGCAGATAAAATCAAGTCTTTCATTAATCATCTGACACAATATTGGTTAAATAGATATCGGAAATTATGTAATTGTATTCAATCTGTCTGCTCTAATCGTAAGTGTGCTGTGGGAAGTCTCCCCCGGCCCTTGGTACTTTATTCAGCCTGGCCAGGCTCTAATCTTAAGTGTAACcttatatttgtaactgttttcttgtatatgtatattttatgtattgATTTCTTAGCCTGCCTTCCCTCCCTTAATAAAGTGTCATTCCTTAATTATTAAGTATGGCCCCAGAGGTAGTGGATTTTTTCCACTCTGGAAGCGTTTCCCCTCTTCTCATGCCTCCATGTCTTTGGGCTACATCCCCTGTCCCTTTCTGGGGATCCAATCATTGTTGACTCGCTCGACACGTCACCTCGCCCCTTGGGCAAGGTCACGGTTGACCGAACTGAGTGAGATGATTCTGCTTCTTGTGATTGAAGGCGACACACATACGACCTGGTGCCACGCAGAGGTCGATCTAGGTTTCACTGACATGGAGGTAGGAGCTGATATTTCTATAGTTCCCCGATGTCTTACCAAGTAAGAAAAGGTATGAGGTGGTTGGACCCCTTCTAGTATTGTATTGATATGAAATCAAGGTGTTAGGTTTGCACAAAACTTATTTGTTTCTTGTAATAGTCTTGTTGGTGCATTTACATAGAGCTAATGCTCAttatttcttgtactattttccATTTCTGCCATGGCAGTTTGTTGATGAGGCATGCCGTACCCCTTGCATGGGGATCTTTAAATTGTAAAGTCTTTCATTATGAGTTGTAAAGCCATGGGTAATGTTATTTGAGGTTCCTTATAATGAAGTGGTAAGGTTTTACGTACCTTTGTGTAATGCCAAGTAATGTATAAGTCACATCTTAGAAACTCGTAGAGTTTCTCTGCAGTTCTAAGAGCTGTTTAGATGTTATGGTAAATTTGTGCTTTCCTAAAGTGTAATAGTTTTAGATTGTTAGCCACATTATTTTCTAGAATTACCTGTTGGTATTTGGTGATAATATGAAGTGGGATACCCTCCTCTTAAGCTTGTATTATCTGTATTTTCAAATTACCTGGGCTGGTTCCCTAGGTGACCTTGTGTCACGGTTGTAAATTATACGT containing:
- the LOC136876386 gene encoding zinc finger protein 32-like, with amino-acid sequence MEHLKVLKNEPVSLDEPVDCLSGVRGSVGPLLPMQYDIKTELHPANEDTETQDNNENDMEHEPEAVHLVVPKFEVEYLDEDAHQEIQFEKKEVKLEYPEAATEVPFDEEDYVRAQKGLQKSKPVYQEHNVQEKPEGLNEQQINDITLQYKGSMRVKHIPRKQMKCSVCFREFRHFSDLKRHFLIHSEKKFSCEVCSKKFAQRSNLKVHMLIHTGDRSFECMLCNRKFARRSNLNEHLVTHTGERKFSCPSCPRRFALRNNLLSHQPMIYSCAPCKRFGGTSQFATTCFNDWKHENQRLMERENFHSHGKVNSCPHPEVVQLFSGTPPMETNETSEDEDHKETEDELSAG